Proteins from one Desulfocurvus vexinensis DSM 17965 genomic window:
- a CDS encoding PLP-dependent aminotransferase family protein, with protein sequence MSLPFAARMGSVHRSFIREILKVTADPEVISFAGGLPNPGLFPMRELAEAAAQVIGQEGRSTLQYSTTEGHAPLREWIAARYRERKGLDVGADDILVTTGSQQALDLMGKVLIDKGDRVLMEAPGYLGAIQAFSVFQPEFRTVPLEDDGPDLEVLARELAGGVKAFYAVTNFQNPSGLTYGPAKRRAVADLLAGTDVFFAEDDPYGELRFEGQDQPPVYALRPENSVLTGSFSKVCAPGFRIGWIVARGPLRDALVRVKQASDLHTSTVTQRIVHRYLETNDLDAHIARIRQCYGEQCRAMQEAAARHLPPEVRLTRAEGGMFLWAVMPEGYSSMELFERAIRCKVAFVPGRPFYVDGSGDNTMRLNYTNSEPERIEEGMRRLGRCLEEYLAARGGERAACAAQARP encoded by the coding sequence ATGTCACTTCCCTTTGCCGCACGGATGGGCTCCGTGCACCGCTCGTTCATCCGCGAGATCCTCAAGGTCACCGCCGACCCCGAGGTCATCTCTTTCGCCGGGGGCCTGCCCAACCCCGGCCTGTTCCCCATGCGCGAGCTGGCCGAGGCCGCCGCGCAGGTCATCGGCCAGGAGGGCCGCTCCACCCTGCAATATTCCACCACCGAGGGCCACGCGCCCCTGCGCGAGTGGATCGCCGCGCGCTACCGCGAGCGCAAGGGCCTGGACGTGGGCGCCGACGACATCCTGGTCACCACCGGCTCCCAGCAGGCCCTGGACCTGATGGGCAAGGTGCTCATCGACAAGGGCGACCGCGTGCTCATGGAGGCCCCGGGCTACCTGGGGGCCATCCAGGCCTTCTCGGTGTTCCAGCCCGAGTTCCGCACCGTGCCGCTGGAAGACGACGGGCCGGACCTGGAAGTGCTGGCGCGCGAGCTGGCGGGCGGGGTCAAGGCCTTCTACGCCGTGACCAACTTCCAGAACCCCTCGGGCCTGACCTACGGTCCGGCCAAGCGCCGCGCCGTGGCCGACCTGCTGGCAGGCACGGACGTCTTCTTCGCCGAGGACGACCCCTACGGCGAGCTGCGCTTCGAGGGCCAGGACCAGCCCCCGGTCTACGCCCTGCGCCCGGAGAACAGCGTGCTCACCGGCTCGTTCTCCAAGGTCTGCGCCCCGGGCTTTCGCATCGGCTGGATCGTGGCCAGGGGCCCGCTGCGCGACGCCCTGGTGCGCGTCAAGCAGGCCAGCGACCTGCACACCAGCACCGTGACCCAGCGCATCGTGCACCGCTACCTGGAGACCAACGACCTGGACGCGCACATCGCGCGCATCCGCCAGTGCTACGGCGAGCAGTGCCGGGCCATGCAGGAGGCCGCCGCGCGCCACCTGCCCCCCGAGGTGCGCCTGACGCGCGCCGAGGGCGGCATGTTCCTGTGGGCGGTGATGCCCGAGGGCTATTCGTCCATGGAGCTGTTCGAGCGGGCCATCCGCTGCAAGGTGGCCTTCGTGCCCGGGCGGCCTTTCTACGTGGACGGCAGCGGCGACAACACCATGCGCCTGAACTACACCAACTCCGAGCCCGAGCGGATCGAGGAGGGCATGCGCCGCCTGGGGCGCTGCCTGGAGGAGTACCTCGCCGCGCGCGGCGGGGAGCGGGCCGCATGCGCCGCCCAGGCCCGGCCCTGA
- a CDS encoding GNAT family N-acetyltransferase, translating into MRRPGPALTLRPGLTLRPARPGDLDALHALWLDAVSATHGFLSGEDVEFYSRLVREEYLPAGGQVVAHGPGGVVLGFMGLTREDGLCGIDSLFVAPAYHRQGVGRALAEYALRGSRLVRVDVNEQNPGARRFYAALGFVERGRSECDFCGRPYPLLHLEYMAPGAG; encoded by the coding sequence ATGCGCCGCCCAGGCCCGGCCCTGACCCTGCGCCCGGGCCTGACCCTGCGCCCGGCCCGGCCTGGGGACCTGGACGCCCTGCACGCCCTGTGGCTGGACGCCGTGAGCGCCACCCACGGCTTCCTGTCCGGCGAGGACGTGGAGTTCTATTCGCGGCTGGTGCGCGAGGAGTACCTGCCCGCAGGCGGGCAGGTGGTGGCCCATGGCCCGGGCGGCGTGGTCCTGGGCTTCATGGGCCTGACCCGCGAGGATGGGCTGTGCGGCATTGATTCGCTGTTCGTGGCTCCGGCGTACCATCGCCAGGGCGTGGGCCGGGCCCTGGCGGAGTACGCCCTGCGCGGGTCGCGGCTCGTGCGCGTGGACGTCAACGAGCAGAACCCGGGCGCGCGGCGGTTCTACGCGGCCCTGGGCTTCGTGGAGCGCGGGCGCTCGGAGTGCGACTTCTGCGGGCGGCCCTACCCGCTGCTGCACCTGGAATACATGGCCCCGGGCGCGGGCTGA
- a CDS encoding type 1 glutamine amidotransferase domain-containing protein, translating to MAELDGLRGLMFVEDVYEDLELWYPKLRLEEAGARMVVAAPVAGKTYAGKHGYPCVSDAALDGLSAAGFDFLVVPGGFAPDKLRRLDTVKTLTREIFQAGKLVAHICHGGWIPISAGIMAGMHCTSTPGIRDDLVNAGATWEDREVVVDRTMISSRKPDDLPAFCRAIIAHLARG from the coding sequence ATGGCGGAACTGGACGGCCTGCGCGGGCTGATGTTCGTGGAAGACGTGTACGAGGACCTGGAGCTGTGGTACCCCAAGCTGCGCCTGGAAGAGGCCGGGGCCAGGATGGTCGTGGCCGCCCCGGTGGCGGGCAAGACCTACGCGGGCAAGCACGGCTACCCCTGCGTGAGCGACGCCGCCCTGGACGGGCTCTCGGCTGCGGGTTTCGATTTTCTGGTGGTGCCCGGCGGATTCGCGCCGGACAAGCTGCGCCGCCTGGACACCGTGAAAACCCTGACCCGCGAGATATTCCAGGCCGGGAAACTGGTGGCCCACATCTGCCACGGCGGCTGGATTCCCATCTCGGCGGGCATCATGGCCGGGATGCACTGCACCTCCACCCCCGGCATCCGCGACGATCTGGTCAACGCGGGCGCCACCTGGGAGGACCGCGAGGTGGTGGTGGACCGGACCATGATCTCCAGCCGCAAGCCCGACGACCTGCCCGCCTTCTGCCGGGCGATCATCGCGCACCTGGCGCGCGGGTAG
- a CDS encoding CBS domain-containing protein produces the protein MLMRKRAWDIMRDDFTSVGEDVGFMELIRALRLGVEANPDNHIAVVQDSDGVFKGVVTMWNVMRKLEECVFGDDTLLALTDQDWDRAFALACKACAGKGIAGLLEPKVPRVQPNDPLITVVADFLRHRRGWALVCDGDKILGVIFKADIFKEVSRDVLAQMK, from the coding sequence ATGCTGATGCGCAAGCGCGCCTGGGACATCATGCGCGACGATTTCACCTCCGTGGGCGAGGACGTGGGCTTCATGGAACTGATCCGCGCCCTGCGCCTGGGCGTGGAGGCCAACCCCGACAACCACATCGCCGTGGTCCAGGACTCCGACGGGGTCTTCAAGGGCGTGGTGACCATGTGGAACGTCATGCGCAAGCTGGAAGAATGCGTGTTCGGCGACGACACGCTGCTGGCGCTGACCGACCAGGACTGGGACCGGGCCTTCGCCCTGGCCTGCAAGGCCTGCGCGGGCAAGGGCATCGCCGGGCTGCTGGAGCCCAAGGTGCCCAGGGTCCAGCCCAACGACCCGCTGATCACCGTGGTGGCCGATTTCCTGCGCCACCGGCGCGGCTGGGCCCTGGTGTGCGACGGCGACAAGATCCTGGGCGTGATCTTCAAGGCCGACATCTTCAAGGAAGTCAGCCGCGACGTGCTGGCGCAGATGAAGTAG
- a CDS encoding delta(1)-pyrroline-2-carboxylate reductase family protein — protein sequence MPDHDAAATAALLPYPALAEAIAATLADAAQGLATAPERIHHPLPGGGTLLVMPAADQRVAVNKLVTVCPGNPARGLPLLLGAVTVLDAATGRCLGVLDGPTVTARRTAALSLLAARTLAPQPGGALLVLGAGAQARAHLEALREGLGTRRALICSRTPARAEALAAHARSLGMQAAAVADPARALEECALVVTATSSRTPVLHGPLRPDAFVAAVGAFKADMAEVAPEVVRACRVFVDTAPGCAAEGGDLLLAGLDPARDCTPLAAALGAPRPAHGPVLFKSVGHALFDLAAGRLALGHAAGG from the coding sequence GTGCCGGACCACGACGCGGCGGCCACGGCGGCCCTGCTGCCCTATCCGGCCCTGGCCGAGGCCATCGCCGCGACCCTGGCCGACGCCGCGCAGGGGCTGGCCACGGCCCCGGAGCGCATCCACCACCCCCTGCCCGGGGGCGGCACGCTGCTGGTCATGCCTGCGGCGGACCAGCGCGTGGCGGTGAACAAGCTGGTCACGGTCTGCCCGGGCAATCCCGCGCGCGGCCTGCCCCTGCTGCTGGGCGCCGTGACCGTGCTCGACGCGGCCACGGGCCGCTGCCTGGGCGTGCTCGACGGGCCCACGGTCACGGCGCGGCGCACGGCGGCCCTGTCGCTCCTGGCGGCGCGGACCCTGGCGCCGCAGCCCGGGGGCGCGCTGCTGGTGCTGGGCGCCGGGGCCCAGGCCCGGGCGCATCTGGAGGCCCTGCGCGAGGGCCTGGGCACGCGCCGGGCGCTGATCTGCTCGCGCACTCCGGCCCGCGCCGAGGCCCTGGCGGCCCACGCCCGCAGCCTGGGCATGCAGGCCGCCGCCGTGGCCGACCCCGCCCGGGCCCTGGAAGAATGCGCGCTGGTGGTCACGGCCACCAGCAGCCGGACCCCGGTGCTGCACGGGCCGCTGCGTCCCGACGCCTTCGTGGCCGCCGTGGGCGCCTTCAAGGCCGATATGGCCGAGGTGGCTCCGGAGGTGGTGCGCGCCTGCCGGGTGTTCGTGGACACGGCCCCGGGCTGCGCCGCCGAGGGCGGCGACCTGCTCCTGGCCGGGCTGGACCCCGCGCGGGACTGCACGCCCCTGGCCGCAGCCCTGGGCGCGCCGCGTCCGGCGCACGGGCCGGTGCTGTTCAAGAGCGTGGGCCACGCCCTGTTCGACCTGGCCGCCGGGCGGCTGGCCCTGGGCCACGCGGCGGGGGGCTGA
- a CDS encoding UPF0280 family protein: MSPARRPQAVHTGTARGYRGALAPSGGEVAFQVVVEQTDLWVVARKDLTREVAAWVTELRGQLKAYMALDPAFGPSLVPVDVPPGAPQIVQAMARAGAACGVGPMAAVAGTIARMVAERFVQESPDILVENGGDIAMFSTRARTVGLLADPAGGARLGVRIPAADFPCALCASSARIGHSLSLGQGDLAVARARDASLADAAATALCNHIRTARDLPGLAELGRRFGLDGLFAQAGERVAAWGRMELVAL; encoded by the coding sequence ATGAGCCCGGCCCGGCGGCCCCAGGCCGTGCACACGGGCACGGCGCGCGGCTACCGCGGCGCCCTGGCGCCCTCGGGCGGGGAAGTGGCCTTCCAGGTGGTGGTGGAGCAGACGGACCTCTGGGTGGTGGCCCGCAAGGACCTGACCCGCGAGGTGGCGGCCTGGGTCACGGAGCTGCGCGGCCAGCTCAAGGCCTACATGGCCCTGGACCCGGCCTTCGGCCCGAGCCTGGTGCCTGTGGACGTGCCCCCGGGCGCGCCGCAGATCGTCCAGGCCATGGCCCGGGCCGGGGCGGCCTGCGGCGTGGGGCCCATGGCCGCCGTGGCCGGAACCATCGCGCGCATGGTCGCCGAACGCTTTGTTCAGGAAAGCCCCGATATTCTTGTTGAAAACGGCGGCGACATCGCCATGTTCTCCACCCGCGCGCGCACGGTGGGCCTCCTGGCCGATCCCGCCGGGGGCGCGCGCCTGGGCGTGCGCATCCCTGCCGCAGACTTCCCCTGCGCCCTGTGCGCCTCCTCGGCGCGCATCGGGCATTCCCTGTCCCTGGGCCAGGGCGACCTGGCCGTGGCCCGGGCCCGCGACGCCAGCCTGGCCGACGCCGCCGCCACGGCCCTGTGCAACCACATCCGCACCGCGCGCGACCTGCCCGGGCTGGCCGAGCTGGGCCGCCGCTTCGGGCTGGACGGCCTGTTCGCCCAGGCCGGGGAGCGCGTGGCCGCCTGGGGCCGCATGGAGCTGGTGGCCCTGTAG
- a CDS encoding glycosyltransferase family 4 protein — protein MSRVALMLPKLSTYGGVEGFAHRLAGALAGDGLEVDFLCARQETPAPPGVRVVALGRPPLGRAAKIAWFAFAAERARRRGGYALTCGLGKTPRQDLLRMSGGPLAKFWELSARAYAPGLPRAWKMLRRRLAPENALIRALERRALENQRVCVAVSHRVRDWLLEAHPFLAGRDLRVIYNRPDLARFSPVDEAGRAALRRAMGLDGQRLLIATAGTNFALKGLEPLIRALALLPGDAVLHVAGGRNPGRFRALAETLGLGGRVVFLGRVADMAALYRACDVFCLPSFYDTCSNAVVEALACGTRVVSSRDNGSSFFLPPERVVADPGDHEALARAIEATAAAPRPGAFAWPHNVASGLEPYRALVRDMLERP, from the coding sequence GTGAGCCGCGTGGCCCTCATGCTGCCCAAGCTGTCCACCTACGGCGGGGTGGAGGGCTTTGCCCACCGCCTGGCCGGGGCCCTGGCCGGAGACGGGCTGGAAGTGGACTTTTTGTGCGCCCGCCAGGAGACCCCCGCGCCGCCCGGGGTGCGCGTGGTGGCCCTGGGCCGCCCGCCCCTGGGCCGCGCGGCCAAGATCGCCTGGTTCGCCTTTGCCGCCGAGCGCGCCCGCAGGCGCGGGGGCTACGCCCTGACGTGCGGCCTGGGCAAGACCCCCCGCCAGGACCTGCTGCGCATGAGCGGCGGGCCGCTGGCCAAGTTCTGGGAGCTGTCCGCCCGGGCCTATGCCCCGGGCCTGCCCCGGGCCTGGAAGATGCTGCGCCGCCGTCTGGCCCCGGAAAACGCGCTCATCCGCGCCCTGGAGCGCCGGGCCCTGGAGAACCAGCGCGTGTGCGTGGCCGTGTCGCACCGCGTGCGCGACTGGCTGCTGGAGGCCCACCCCTTCCTGGCCGGACGCGACCTGCGCGTGATCTACAACCGGCCCGACCTGGCGCGCTTCTCGCCCGTGGACGAAGCCGGGCGCGCGGCCCTGCGCCGGGCCATGGGCCTGGACGGCCAGCGCCTGCTCATCGCCACGGCGGGCACCAACTTCGCCCTCAAGGGCCTGGAACCGCTCATCCGCGCCCTGGCGCTCTTGCCCGGCGACGCCGTGCTGCATGTGGCCGGGGGGCGCAACCCCGGGCGCTTCCGGGCCCTGGCCGAGACCCTGGGCCTGGGGGGCCGGGTGGTCTTCCTGGGCCGCGTGGCGGACATGGCCGCGCTGTACCGCGCCTGCGACGTGTTCTGCCTGCCCTCGTTCTACGACACCTGCTCCAACGCCGTGGTCGAGGCCCTGGCCTGCGGCACGCGGGTGGTCTCGTCCCGCGACAACGGGTCGAGCTTCTTTTTGCCGCCCGAGCGCGTGGTGGCCGACCCCGGCGACCACGAGGCCCTGGCCCGGGCCATCGAGGCCACCGCCGCCGCCCCGCGCCCCGGGGCCTTCGCCTGGCCGCACAACGTGGCCTCGGGCCTGGAGCCCTACCGGGCCCTGGTGCGCGACATGCTGGAGCGGCCATGA
- a CDS encoding glycosyltransferase translates to MRIIQVANVRWFNATSWYALYLARLLREAGHETLVLALPGTETLDTARAWGLPVAALPLNSANPLVLAGLARELRRLVREFHPDAVNCHRGESFWLWGAMRAAGAPFRLVRTRGDQRLPRNNAANRWLHCRCADAVVATNSVMHAHFRDAFGIGPDRLHLILGGVDRARFAFDPQGRERVRAQFGWGPEDFVVGLLGRFDEVKGQRELIQAVAQARSAPGGARLRLMLAGFETATTQAEVQGWIDAAGLGQATVITGQRPDVAAVISAMDLGVVASKWSETIARAALEIMACARPLLGTTVGVMPDLLGPGALFPPADVPAMAAAIARAAADPAHRAALAAEQARTIAGLSGADFLARTLAVYSGGRP, encoded by the coding sequence ATGCGCATCATCCAGGTCGCCAACGTCCGCTGGTTCAACGCCACCTCGTGGTACGCCCTGTACCTGGCCCGCCTGCTGCGCGAGGCCGGGCACGAGACGCTGGTGCTGGCCCTGCCCGGCACCGAGACCCTGGACACGGCCCGGGCCTGGGGCCTGCCCGTGGCCGCCCTGCCGCTCAACTCCGCCAACCCCCTGGTGCTGGCCGGGCTGGCCCGCGAGCTGCGCCGCCTGGTGCGCGAGTTCCACCCCGACGCCGTGAACTGCCACCGGGGCGAGTCGTTCTGGCTGTGGGGCGCCATGCGCGCGGCGGGCGCGCCCTTCCGGCTGGTGCGCACGCGCGGCGACCAGCGCCTGCCGCGCAACAACGCCGCCAACCGCTGGCTGCACTGCCGCTGCGCCGACGCCGTGGTGGCCACCAACTCGGTGATGCACGCCCATTTCCGCGACGCCTTCGGCATCGGGCCGGACCGGCTGCACCTGATCCTGGGCGGGGTGGACCGCGCGCGCTTCGCCTTCGACCCCCAGGGCCGCGAGCGGGTGCGCGCCCAGTTCGGCTGGGGCCCGGAGGATTTCGTGGTCGGCCTGCTGGGCCGCTTCGACGAGGTCAAGGGCCAGCGCGAACTGATCCAGGCCGTGGCCCAGGCCCGGAGCGCCCCGGGGGGCGCGCGCCTGCGGCTCATGCTCGCCGGGTTCGAGACGGCCACCACCCAGGCCGAGGTCCAGGGCTGGATCGACGCCGCCGGGCTGGGCCAGGCCACGGTCATCACCGGCCAGCGGCCCGACGTGGCCGCCGTGATCTCGGCCATGGACCTGGGCGTGGTGGCCTCCAAATGGTCGGAGACCATCGCCCGCGCGGCCCTGGAAATCATGGCCTGCGCCCGCCCGCTGCTGGGCACCACCGTGGGCGTCATGCCCGACCTGCTCGGGCCCGGGGCGCTGTTTCCGCCCGCCGACGTGCCCGCCATGGCCGCAGCCATCGCCCGCGCGGCGGCGGACCCGGCCCACCGCGCCGCCCTGGCCGCCGAACAGGCCCGGACCATCGCGGGCCTTTCGGGAGCGGACTTCCTGGCCCGGACCCTGGCCGTCTACTCCGGAGGCCGCCCGTGA